A genomic region of Kineococcus endophyticus contains the following coding sequences:
- a CDS encoding helix-turn-helix transcriptional regulator, giving the protein MKNRIRELRAARGWTQAALADLLDVSRQTVNALETGRYDPSLPLAFRLSRLLGEPLEQIFEPDEEPAPHSSR; this is encoded by the coding sequence GTGAAGAACCGCATCCGGGAACTGCGCGCCGCGCGCGGGTGGACCCAGGCCGCTCTGGCCGACCTCCTCGACGTCTCCCGTCAGACCGTCAACGCCCTGGAGACGGGCCGGTACGACCCCAGCCTGCCGTTGGCGTTCCGCCTGAGCCGTCTGCTCGGTGAACCCCTTGAGCAGATCTTCGAACCCGACGAGGAACCCGCGCCCCACAGCTCGCGCTGA
- the argS gene encoding arginine--tRNA ligase, with the protein MPTIENTLTSRLSAAALTAFGLGADPELRTATRPEFGHFQTNLPLRLAKPLGEPPRALGERLVDALDVADLCLPPVLAGAGFVNLTLRPETLARTVTGYAAHAHLGVDRPSVPQRIVVDYSSPNVAKQMHVGHLRSTVIGDALVRVLEFAGHEVLRRNHVGDWGTPFGMLLEHLDEIGFPAEPDLAALDEAYRAARRRFDEEAGFADRARRRVVDLQGGDAATRVLWERVVTVSAEAFSATYGRLGVRLQPADVVGESHYQDRLQRTVDDLDGLGLLRVSEGALCAFPPGLPPMVLRKSDGGFGYDATDVTALRHRVAVDGADRLVYVVDARQSLHFDQVFALARAAGWLPDAVQAEHVAFGTVLGADGRPFKTRDGGTVPLGVLLDEAEQRAGSRDVGIGAVKYADLSSGLGRDYVFDLGRMVGTDGDTGPYLQYAHARLATLLARAGGVPGPVTVLEHPAELRVAFVLTRFPGVVLEVARTLEPHRLCGYLHDLAVAVSGFYEACPVLRAEEPSRSSRLALCAAARRTLATGLDLLGIAAPDAM; encoded by the coding sequence GTGCCCACGATCGAGAACACCCTCACGTCCCGGCTCTCCGCCGCCGCCCTGACCGCCTTCGGTCTGGGCGCCGACCCCGAACTCCGGACAGCCACCCGGCCCGAGTTCGGCCACTTCCAGACCAACCTCCCGTTGCGTCTGGCCAAGCCGCTGGGCGAACCACCCCGGGCGCTCGGGGAGCGGTTGGTGGACGCGCTGGACGTCGCCGACCTGTGCCTGCCGCCCGTCCTGGCCGGTGCGGGTTTCGTCAACCTGACCCTGCGGCCGGAGACCCTGGCCCGGACCGTCACCGGGTACGCCGCGCACGCACACCTCGGGGTCGACAGACCTTCTGTCCCGCAACGGATCGTCGTCGACTACTCCTCGCCCAACGTGGCCAAGCAGATGCACGTCGGGCACCTGCGGTCGACCGTCATCGGGGACGCCCTCGTCCGCGTCCTGGAGTTTGCAGGTCACGAGGTGCTGCGGCGCAACCACGTCGGCGACTGGGGGACGCCGTTCGGCATGCTCCTGGAACACCTGGACGAGATCGGGTTCCCCGCCGAACCCGACCTCGCCGCCCTCGACGAGGCGTACCGGGCCGCGCGGCGGAGGTTCGACGAGGAGGCGGGTTTCGCGGACCGTGCGCGGCGGCGGGTCGTGGACCTGCAGGGCGGTGACGCCGCGACGAGGGTGCTGTGGGAGCGGGTCGTCACCGTGTCGGCCGAGGCGTTCTCCGCGACCTACGGCCGGCTGGGGGTCCGGTTGCAGCCGGCTGACGTGGTGGGGGAGAGCCACTACCAGGACCGGTTGCAGCGGACGGTGGACGACCTCGACGGGCTCGGTCTGCTGCGGGTGTCCGAGGGCGCGCTGTGCGCGTTCCCGCCCGGTCTGCCTCCGATGGTCCTGCGCAAGTCCGACGGGGGTTTCGGCTACGACGCGACGGACGTGACCGCGCTGCGGCACCGGGTGGCCGTGGACGGTGCGGACCGCCTCGTCTACGTCGTCGACGCCCGGCAGAGCCTCCACTTCGACCAGGTCTTCGCCCTGGCGCGGGCGGCCGGCTGGCTGCCGGACGCCGTGCAGGCCGAGCACGTCGCGTTCGGGACGGTCCTGGGCGCCGACGGGCGTCCCTTCAAGACGCGGGACGGGGGAACCGTCCCCCTCGGGGTGCTGCTCGACGAGGCCGAGCAGCGGGCCGGGTCGCGGGACGTGGGCATCGGGGCGGTGAAGTACGCCGACCTGTCCTCCGGCCTCGGTCGGGACTACGTGTTCGACCTCGGGCGGATGGTGGGGACGGACGGCGACACCGGGCCGTACCTGCAGTACGCCCACGCCCGGCTCGCGACCCTGCTGGCCCGGGCCGGCGGCGTGCCGGGGCCGGTCACGGTCCTGGAGCACCCGGCGGAACTGCGGGTGGCGTTCGTGCTGACGCGGTTCCCGGGTGTGGTGCTGGAGGTGGCCCGCACGCTGGAACCGCACCGGTTGTGCGGGTACCTGCACGACCTCGCCGTCGCGGTGTCGGGTTTCTACGAGGCGTGCCCCGTCCTGCGGGCGGAGGAACCGTCGCGGTCCAGCCGGCTCGCGTTGTGCGCGGCCGCCCGGCGGACGCTGGCCACCGGTCTGGACCTGCTCGGGATCGCGGCGCCGGACGCGATGTAG
- a CDS encoding SDR family NAD(P)-dependent oxidoreductase produces MTLDLGLAGRRVVVTGGASGIGAAVVGVLRDAGARVTAIDLRGADVDADVTREEQVASAFARVSAEFGAAVDGLVCCAGISGPVGTPAVEVSATDFARVQDVNVLGAFLSVRGAAPLLRAGADPSVVLLASDSSFTSAPGMAPYCTSKGALLALGRSLAVDLRPEGVRVNCLCPSVVDTPMSRTDLELPQGFSGSSYPVQTPEQVAGLVALLLSPLTAAVNGTHLLADFGMSAASPFPA; encoded by the coding sequence GTGACGCTCGACCTGGGCCTCGCCGGTCGCCGCGTGGTGGTGACCGGCGGGGCGTCGGGCATCGGCGCCGCCGTCGTGGGGGTGTTGCGCGACGCGGGGGCGCGGGTGACCGCGATCGACCTGCGCGGGGCGGACGTGGACGCCGACGTGACCCGGGAGGAGCAGGTCGCGTCGGCGTTCGCCCGGGTGTCGGCCGAGTTCGGCGCAGCGGTGGACGGGCTCGTCTGCTGCGCCGGGATCTCCGGGCCCGTCGGCACCCCCGCGGTGGAGGTGTCCGCCACCGACTTCGCGCGGGTGCAGGACGTCAACGTCCTCGGCGCCTTCCTGTCCGTGCGGGGTGCCGCGCCGCTCCTGCGGGCCGGCGCGGACCCGTCGGTGGTCCTCCTGGCGTCGGACTCCTCGTTCACCAGCGCGCCGGGGATGGCGCCCTACTGCACGTCCAAGGGGGCGCTGCTGGCCCTCGGCCGCAGCCTGGCCGTGGACCTGCGCCCGGAAGGGGTGCGGGTGAACTGCCTGTGCCCCAGCGTCGTGGACACGCCGATGTCGCGCACGGACCTGGAACTCCCGCAGGGTTTCTCCGGCAGTTCCTACCCGGTGCAGACCCCCGAGCAGGTGGCCGGGCTCGTCGCTCTGCTCCTGTCTCCGCTCACGGCCGCCGTGAACGGCACGCACCTCCTCGCCGACTTCGGGATGTCCGCGGCCTCCCCGTTCCCGGCCTGA
- a CDS encoding MoaF C-terminal domain-containing protein, with translation MSVVNTPTDYLTASEWPTLNALDGHGFGDYDLPDTDALAGTRLTVTLDDGAQVSVEIGADGEATVLDERPGSDLVAHTGPVSVKLVDDDLHLVHTASPGPDGIAHVVVVDGRTGAATVVRSHVAPPGPVGTVRVVEEVRTGTTTGGAARHERTDALVGRRVLYVYGPDNAYEHLYLTDSAYTWHCLAGAEKGLADTDRGRVWRLRENVFLFAWQEKVVPCDGIVAINFDRGRSTGRIWGLDTEEGTTNSIAMGARESELSRTVPDPSAWA, from the coding sequence ATGTCCGTCGTGAACACCCCCACCGACTACCTGACCGCCTCGGAGTGGCCCACCCTCAACGCCCTGGACGGGCACGGGTTCGGCGACTACGACCTGCCCGACACCGACGCCCTGGCGGGCACCCGCCTCACGGTGACCCTCGACGACGGCGCGCAGGTGTCGGTGGAGATCGGCGCCGACGGCGAGGCCACGGTGCTCGACGAGCGCCCCGGCAGCGACCTGGTGGCCCACACGGGCCCGGTGTCGGTGAAGCTCGTCGACGACGACCTGCACCTCGTCCACACCGCCTCCCCGGGGCCCGACGGGATCGCGCACGTCGTCGTGGTCGACGGACGCACGGGTGCCGCCACCGTCGTCCGCAGCCACGTCGCCCCTCCCGGCCCCGTCGGAACCGTCCGCGTCGTCGAGGAGGTCCGCACGGGCACGACGACGGGTGGAGCCGCCCGGCACGAGCGCACCGACGCGCTCGTCGGCCGACGCGTCCTCTACGTCTACGGACCGGACAACGCCTACGAGCACCTCTACCTCACCGACAGCGCGTACACCTGGCACTGCCTCGCCGGGGCGGAGAAGGGCCTCGCCGACACCGACCGCGGGCGGGTCTGGCGGTTGCGGGAGAACGTGTTCCTCTTCGCCTGGCAGGAGAAGGTCGTCCCCTGCGACGGCATCGTCGCGATCAACTTCGACCGCGGCCGTTCCACCGGCCGGATCTGGGGCCTGGACACCGAGGAGGGCACGACGAACTCCATCGCGATGGGCGCCCGGGAGTCCGAACTGTCCCGCACCGTGCCCGACCCGTCGGCGTGGGCGTGA
- a CDS encoding SDR family NAD(P)-dependent oxidoreductase produces the protein MSVVVVTGGGTGIGAAVARTLAARGDQVVVCGRRRGPLDAVAADTGATVVVGDTATDEGVAHVVAQTLDRHGRLDGLVLNAGVARTGTLTTMARADWDETLRINLTGPYLLVRQALPHLLSSRGAVVAVGSVAGLRASADYLAYGASKAALHMLVQNLAVDLGPQGVRVNCVAPGWVRTEMGDEEMAEFGGPLGLDVGQAYARVTAAVPQRRPADAAEVAAVVAWLLSGEASYVHGAVLPVDGGTVVVDPGAFAFL, from the coding sequence GTGAGCGTCGTCGTCGTCACCGGGGGCGGGACGGGGATCGGCGCCGCCGTGGCTCGCACCCTCGCCGCGCGGGGGGACCAGGTCGTCGTCTGCGGGCGGCGCCGCGGACCCCTCGACGCCGTCGCGGCGGACACCGGCGCCACCGTCGTCGTGGGTGACACCGCCACGGACGAGGGGGTGGCCCACGTCGTCGCGCAGACCCTGGACCGGCACGGCCGCCTCGACGGTCTGGTCCTCAACGCCGGTGTCGCCCGCACCGGGACCCTCACCACCATGGCCCGGGCGGACTGGGACGAGACGTTGCGCATCAACCTGACCGGTCCCTACCTCCTCGTCCGCCAGGCCCTGCCCCACCTGCTGTCCTCGCGGGGCGCGGTCGTCGCCGTGGGGTCGGTGGCGGGGCTGCGCGCCTCGGCCGACTACCTCGCCTACGGCGCCTCCAAGGCCGCGCTCCACATGCTCGTCCAGAACCTCGCCGTCGACCTGGGTCCGCAGGGGGTGCGTGTGAACTGCGTCGCCCCCGGCTGGGTCCGCACCGAGATGGGCGACGAGGAGATGGCCGAGTTCGGCGGACCCCTCGGTCTCGACGTGGGGCAGGCCTACGCCCGCGTCACCGCCGCCGTCCCGCAACGCCGTCCCGCGGACGCCGCGGAGGTGGCCGCCGTCGTGGCCTGGCTGCTCTCGGGTGAGGCGTCCTACGTCCACGGCGCCGTGCTCCCGGTCGACGGCGGCACCGTCGTCGTCGACCCGGGCGCCTTCGCCTTCCTCTGA